The Entelurus aequoreus isolate RoL-2023_Sb linkage group LG23, RoL_Eaeq_v1.1, whole genome shotgun sequence genome has a window encoding:
- the gtf2a1 gene encoding transcription initiation factor IIA subunit 1 isoform X2 produces MASSANSNPVPKLYKTVIEDVINEVRELFLDEGVDEQVLLELKTLWESKLLQSKAVDGFHTEEQAALQAAQQQQHQQQQQVQQGSQPAQSQQVVLSPQQQQASQQQVLVQDSKLLQHMTTTGMSAAATQAALALPTGVTPYPQLITSSGQFLQVVRAPNGVQYVFQQPQQSILLQQQMQPGSVQAPVIQQVLAPLQGSLSQQTGVIIQQPQIVLAPGNKVQGNAQVMQAAAVTSQQSAAQVQQAQVQQAQVQQAQVQQAPQGTAAPQGAAVPQAQVQPQQATPGQTQAPQPPIMLQVDGAGDTSSDEDEDEEEEYDEDEEEEKEKEAGEEGQVEEESLNSGDDVSDEEDQELFDTENVVVCQYDKIHRSKNKWKFHLKDGIMNLNGRDYVFSKAIGDAEW; encoded by the exons ATGGCGAGCTCGGCTAACTCGAACCCAGTG CCTAAGCTGTACAAGACTGTGATTGAGGATGTCATCAACGAGGTGCGAGAATTGTTCCTGGATGAGGGAGTGGATGAGCAAGTCCTCCTGGAACTGAAAACG CTATGGGAGAGCAAACTGTTGCAGTCCAAGGCAGTCGACGGCTTCCACACCGAGGAGCAGGCTGCCCTGCAGGCcgctcagcagcagcagcaccaaCAGCAGCAGCAGGTCCAGCAGGGTTCCCAGCCAGCACAGTCGCAGCAAGTCGTCCTGTCTCCTCAGCAGCAGCAAG CCTCCCAGCAGCAAGTTCTTGTTCAAGATTCCAAGCTCCTACAGCACATGACTACAACAGGCATG AGTGCGGCAGCGACACAAGCAGCGCTCGCTCTGCCCACAGGAGTCACGCCATATCCCCAGCTTATCACCAGCTCAG GTCAGTTCCTGCAGGTTGTCCGTGCGCCCAACGGGGTGCAGTACGTGTTTCAGCAGCCTCAGCAGTCCATCCTCTTGCAGCAGCAGATGCAACCTGGCTCTGTGCAGGCCCCGGTCATACAGCAG GTCCTGGCTCCTCTACAAGGAAGCCTGTCTCAGCAAACCGGAGTAATCATCCAACAGCCTCAGATTGTCTTAGCCCCTGGAAACAAAGTCCAAGGCAACGCACAG GTGATGCAGGCTGCTGCAGTGACATCTCAGCAGTCAGCGGCCCAGGTCCAGCAGGCCCAGGTCCAGCAGGCCCAGGTCCAACAAGCCCAGGTCCAGCAAGCGCCACAAGGCACAGCAGCGCCACAGGGCGCAGCAGTGCCACAGGCCCAGGTGCAGCCGCAGCAGGCAACCCCTGGTCAAACTCAGGCTCCGCAGCCGCCTATAATGCTTCAGGTGGACGGGGCCGGTGACACGTCCTCGGATGAAGACGAAGACGAGGAAGAGGAATATgacgaggacgaggaggaggaaaAAGAGAAAGAGGCGGGAGAGGAAGGGCAGGTGGAGGAG GAGTCACTGAACAGTGGCGATGATGTCTCCGACGAGGAGGACCAGGAGCTGTTTGACACAGAGAATGTAGTCGTGTGCCAGTATGACAAG ATTCACAGAAGTAAGAACAAATGGAAATTCCACCTAAAAGACGGCATCATGAATCTGAACGGGAGAGACTACGTCTTCTCTAAAGCCATCGGGGACGCCGAATGGTGA
- the gtf2a1 gene encoding transcription initiation factor IIA subunit 1 isoform X1: protein MASSANSNPVPKLYKTVIEDVINEVRELFLDEGVDEQVLLELKTLWESKLLQSKAVDGFHTEEQAALQAAQQQQHQQQQQVQQGSQPAQSQQVVLSPQQQQGLVPRSYSCALKASQQQVLVQDSKLLQHMTTTGMSAAATQAALALPTGVTPYPQLITSSGQFLQVVRAPNGVQYVFQQPQQSILLQQQMQPGSVQAPVIQQVLAPLQGSLSQQTGVIIQQPQIVLAPGNKVQGNAQVMQAAAVTSQQSAAQVQQAQVQQAQVQQAQVQQAPQGTAAPQGAAVPQAQVQPQQATPGQTQAPQPPIMLQVDGAGDTSSDEDEDEEEEYDEDEEEEKEKEAGEEGQVEEESLNSGDDVSDEEDQELFDTENVVVCQYDKIHRSKNKWKFHLKDGIMNLNGRDYVFSKAIGDAEW, encoded by the exons ATGGCGAGCTCGGCTAACTCGAACCCAGTG CCTAAGCTGTACAAGACTGTGATTGAGGATGTCATCAACGAGGTGCGAGAATTGTTCCTGGATGAGGGAGTGGATGAGCAAGTCCTCCTGGAACTGAAAACG CTATGGGAGAGCAAACTGTTGCAGTCCAAGGCAGTCGACGGCTTCCACACCGAGGAGCAGGCTGCCCTGCAGGCcgctcagcagcagcagcaccaaCAGCAGCAGCAGGTCCAGCAGGGTTCCCAGCCAGCACAGTCGCAGCAAGTCGTCCTGTCTCCTCAGCAGCAGCAAG GTTTGGTGCCAAGAAGTTACagttgtgctctaaagg CCTCCCAGCAGCAAGTTCTTGTTCAAGATTCCAAGCTCCTACAGCACATGACTACAACAGGCATG AGTGCGGCAGCGACACAAGCAGCGCTCGCTCTGCCCACAGGAGTCACGCCATATCCCCAGCTTATCACCAGCTCAG GTCAGTTCCTGCAGGTTGTCCGTGCGCCCAACGGGGTGCAGTACGTGTTTCAGCAGCCTCAGCAGTCCATCCTCTTGCAGCAGCAGATGCAACCTGGCTCTGTGCAGGCCCCGGTCATACAGCAG GTCCTGGCTCCTCTACAAGGAAGCCTGTCTCAGCAAACCGGAGTAATCATCCAACAGCCTCAGATTGTCTTAGCCCCTGGAAACAAAGTCCAAGGCAACGCACAG GTGATGCAGGCTGCTGCAGTGACATCTCAGCAGTCAGCGGCCCAGGTCCAGCAGGCCCAGGTCCAGCAGGCCCAGGTCCAACAAGCCCAGGTCCAGCAAGCGCCACAAGGCACAGCAGCGCCACAGGGCGCAGCAGTGCCACAGGCCCAGGTGCAGCCGCAGCAGGCAACCCCTGGTCAAACTCAGGCTCCGCAGCCGCCTATAATGCTTCAGGTGGACGGGGCCGGTGACACGTCCTCGGATGAAGACGAAGACGAGGAAGAGGAATATgacgaggacgaggaggaggaaaAAGAGAAAGAGGCGGGAGAGGAAGGGCAGGTGGAGGAG GAGTCACTGAACAGTGGCGATGATGTCTCCGACGAGGAGGACCAGGAGCTGTTTGACACAGAGAATGTAGTCGTGTGCCAGTATGACAAG ATTCACAGAAGTAAGAACAAATGGAAATTCCACCTAAAAGACGGCATCATGAATCTGAACGGGAGAGACTACGTCTTCTCTAAAGCCATCGGGGACGCCGAATGGTGA